Proteins from a single region of Rhodovibrio salinarum DSM 9154:
- the secY gene encoding preprotein translocase subunit SecY produces the protein MASAAEQLAQNINFRSFAKATELKKRIWFTLAALVVYRLGTYIPVPGIDPIALDRIFQQQSQGMLGMFDMFTGGSLSRMTIFALSIMPYISAAIIMQLLTAVSPSLEQLKKEGETGRKKINQYTRYGTVGLAAVQAYGIAVGLEGMNAPGGGSAVIDPGLFFRFVTVITLTGGTIFLMWLGEQITQRGVGNGISLIIFSGIVANLPSAFASTMELGRTGALSSGVIIGVLVMAVAVIAFIVFIERAQRRLIVQYPKRQVGNKMFGGESSHLPIKLNSSGVIPLIFASSLLLMPLTVAGFSGQGGPDWLTTVTALLGRGQPLYLALYVSLIVFFAFFYTSIVFNPDDTAENLKKNGGFIPGIRPGRNTSNYIHYVLMRLTAVGAIYLALVAVLPEILVAQYNVPFYFGGTSLLIVVSVTMDTVQQVQSYLLAHQYEGLIRKSKLKGRRS, from the coding sequence ATGGCATCCGCCGCCGAGCAACTGGCTCAAAACATCAATTTCCGCAGTTTCGCCAAAGCGACCGAGCTGAAGAAGCGGATCTGGTTCACCCTGGCCGCATTGGTGGTCTACCGCCTGGGAACGTATATCCCGGTGCCGGGGATCGACCCGATCGCGCTGGACCGGATCTTCCAGCAGCAGTCGCAGGGCATGCTGGGCATGTTCGACATGTTCACCGGTGGCTCGCTGAGCCGCATGACGATCTTCGCCCTGTCGATCATGCCCTACATCTCGGCTGCCATTATCATGCAGCTGCTGACGGCCGTGTCGCCGAGCCTCGAGCAGCTCAAGAAGGAAGGCGAGACCGGCCGGAAGAAGATCAATCAGTACACCCGCTACGGCACGGTTGGCCTGGCGGCGGTCCAGGCGTATGGCATCGCCGTCGGCCTGGAGGGGATGAACGCCCCTGGCGGCGGCTCCGCGGTGATCGATCCCGGGCTGTTTTTCCGCTTTGTCACCGTGATCACGCTGACCGGCGGTACGATCTTCCTGATGTGGCTGGGCGAGCAGATCACTCAGCGCGGCGTGGGCAACGGCATCTCGCTGATCATCTTCTCGGGCATCGTGGCGAACCTCCCGAGCGCCTTCGCCAGTACGATGGAACTTGGCCGAACGGGCGCGCTGTCGAGCGGGGTGATCATCGGTGTGCTGGTGATGGCGGTCGCGGTGATCGCCTTCATCGTGTTCATCGAGCGCGCGCAGCGTCGACTGATCGTGCAGTACCCCAAACGTCAGGTCGGCAATAAGATGTTCGGCGGCGAGAGTTCGCACCTGCCGATCAAGCTGAACAGCTCCGGCGTGATCCCGCTGATCTTCGCGTCCTCGCTGCTGCTGATGCCGTTGACGGTCGCTGGCTTTTCCGGCCAGGGGGGACCGGATTGGCTGACCACCGTGACCGCGCTGCTAGGCCGTGGGCAACCGCTGTATCTGGCGCTGTACGTTTCCCTGATTGTCTTCTTCGCGTTCTTCTATACCTCGATCGTGTTCAACCCGGACGACACGGCGGAGAACCTGAAGAAGAACGGCGGCTTCATTCCGGGCATCCGCCCGGGGCGGAACACGTCGAACTATATCCACTATGTCCTGATGCGCCTGACTGCGGTCGGTGCGATCTATCTCGCGCTGGTGGCGGTGCTGCCGGAAATCCTTGTGGCGCAGTACAATGTGCCCTTCTACTTCGGCGGAACCAGCCTGCTGATCGTGGTGTCGGTCACCATGGACACGGTGCAACAGGTTCAGTCCTATCTGCTGGCCCACCAGTACGAGGGGCTGATCCGGAAATCGAAGCTTAAGGGGAGGCGTTCATGA